Within Cystobacter ferrugineus, the genomic segment CTGCGTGCTCCTTCTATGGACGACGGGACGAATGCTATCCTTCCAATCCCCCCTGTTGTTCAGGAGCCTCTGAATGAAGCTGAGCATCATGACGAGTCAGGGAGAGATCGGTCCCAATCGCCTCTTGTACGAGCTGGATCGCGCGGTGGGAGACGTCATCAACACGCATGCTCAGAGGCCAGCAAGCAGCAACGTCCGGGGCTCGAGAGTTCTCGAGATGACCCATGGCCGGCACTGGCTCTACACGGCGGGCAAGCTGGCCATCACCGGGGAGAACAGGGCGTCTTGCCTCGTTCCCAGCATCCTGTCCGTGGGTGAGCCCTCGCAGGCCATCCTCATTCCCGTGAAGTCGGAGAAGGACACCGGGCGGGTCTGGTCCGAGCGGGTCTTCTTCCTGGGCCATCCCATCAGGGGCGTCAGTACGAAGGCGGACCTCAACTACAAGATCGTCGCCAATGAGTTTGGCCGCCTGTTTCCGCACATTGATGACTCCCGCATCGCACAAGACATTGTCATGCGGATGGTGGGCCGCGCGAGCCAGCAGACCTTCAACGAAAACCAGCGGAACTTCGTCGCGGGCATGACCGCGCTCATGTTTGGTGTCGAAGCCTCCCGCTTTCCATCCTCCCTGGCCACGAGCCTCTTCCTGCTCGACCTCATCATCTACGGCATGGGTTACGGGAGGGAGGGAACCAAGAAGTTCACGCTCGCGAAGTCCTTCCACTCGGGCGACTGGGACAATGGTGAATGGTACGGAGGCAAGTACCCTTATGCCGTCCATGGCACCGGAAGTGGCAACATGAGGATGCGCTCACGCATCGCCGTCCGCGATCAGCCAGCTCACTTCGACAACCTGGTCAACCTTCCCCAGCGCCATGCCGTACCGCGTAGAGAAGTGACGCTGCTCATCCACTGGCTCGAGGCGAATCTGTCCAAGCAACAACTGGTCGCCCTGACTCCAGACGCGGTATTTGATCTCATCAAGGCACGGCTCGAGCTTTCGTATGTGGCTCAAGAGCTGGCGGCGCCCTTCGACCATGCGCCACGCCGATTCACGGGTGTTCACGCTCATGCCTTGGATCAACGTCCATCGTTGGTGAGCTCTGGAGGGATTGTCTTCTGGTATGACGGAGGCTCGTTCTACCACGTCGATCCGAAGTGCAAGACGCTCCCAGGCTATCAGGCCCGACCTCCCACTCCAGTGCCGGCCCCGGGTCTGCCGGGAACCAAGCTCCTCGTGCCCAAGCCTCCCGTTCCTCAGGAACTGTTCGTCGGGGAGTTCCTTCCCAAGGACGGGGATTTCAATGCACTGAGGCGCTATGGTTACGATCGACTGCGCGATGACCAGAAGCGGCGCATCGACAAACACGACGAAATGACCAACAAGGCCGATCAGTACCTTCACATCCGTTCTGGCTCGGTCGCCACGGCGAGTGGGCCTTTCAACAAAAAACGCCAATGTCCCGTCTGTTTGACGTAGACACTTGAGCGCGTCGACAGTGCTGCATCGAGCGAGCGGCTCGCCGCGCGCACCTGACACCTCGGCGAGCCCGCTCCCGTCGTGCGCGCGAGGGCTCAGGGCATGGTGCGCAACTCGAGGTTGTCGAACCAGATGTCGCCCACGCCGCCGTCGGAGCCCTGGCCGAAGCGGACCATGACCTGCTTGCCCAGGGGAACGCCGGAGGCAGGGGCGACGAAGGTCAGCACCCAGTCCGCACCCACCGCGATGCGGGCCGTCACGAGCGCCACGAAGGAGGAGGGCGTGTTGTCGATCGCCGCGTAGCCGATCTGGTAGGGCACGACGCCGGTGTTGTCTCCCCCGCCCTGGGCATGGCTGCGGAAGGTGTAGCTCTTGTTGGCCTGGAAGCGCAGCGCGGGGATGAGCTGACCCACCGTCTCCTGGGTGCCGGCCGAGTAGTAGCCGAAGCGGGCACCCAGGCCCGCGTTGCCGTTGCGCGGAGACTGGGCGTGCGACGCCCAGGCACCGTTGGGGCCCCAATTGGCGATGGTGCCGTACTGGGAATGGCCGGCCGGGGCACACTCCGGTGGAGTGTGCCCCTCGTCAGCTCGGCGAGTACGGCGGCTACTTGATGCTCTGGTTGAGCTGCGCGCACTCCGCGGCGGTCACGTTCTCACCGCAGACCGCGATCTGATCCTGAGGCTTCGCGTCCGACAGGTTGCTCACCAGCGCGTTGCCGAGCACGTGGTTGAGGGCGTTGAGGTTGTAGCCGTTGTCCTGCTCCATCTGCCATCCGAACACGCCGGCCAGGCCGTTCGCCTTCGCGTAGGCGGCCTTGAGCGCCACGGTGCGCGGCGTCTCGAGGGTGATGAACGAGCCGATCGGGTTGACCAGGTAGTCCGCATTGGAGGCCTTGTCCGTGTAGAGGTGGTAGCCGTTCCTGGGCTTCAGGTCCTTGTCGAGGAAGTTCTGATACAGGTCATAGCCCTCCACCACACCGGCCTCCCACGAGCCGACGCCGGCAACGCCCAGGACGAGCCCGACGCCGGTGGCGTTCAGGTCGCCGAAGGTGGAGCTCCCCCTCAGGCCTTGGGTGTACTCGGAGATGTCGCCGGGTTTGATGGCCTTGGCGCGGTGGTAGTTGGCAATGCCAATCATGATCTTGTTCGCCGGCGCGCCCTCCTGCCTCAGCGTCTGGACCGCCGCGTTCACGGAGAGGGGCGCGGTGTTCCCCTGGGCATCCTTGAAGTTGGGGTTGGTGAGCAGCGGCGTGTGGTGACTGAACTGACGCTCCCAGGCACCGGAGAAGTCGTACGTCATCAGGTACAGGCGGTCGAGGTACTTGCTCGTCTCCGCCCAGTCGATGAGCGTCAGCTTGCTCGGGATCGCCGCGATGGCGCTGGAGAGGCGATACTGCTTGCCGGTCTTCCTGCTCAACCAGTCCATGCCGGCGCGCAGATCCTTCAGCAGTTGCAGGTAGTTCTGCGGGTCGTCCGGGCGGGACATCCCGGGCACCGCGCCGTCGGAGCCCGGGTACTCCCAGTCGATGTCGATGCCATCGAAGTCGAACTGCTCCAGGAAGCGGACCACCGAGTCCACGAACGCCTTGCGCCGCGTCGGGTCGTGCGCCATCCACGGGAAGCCCTCGCTCAGGGTCCACCCGCCAATCGACAGGTCCAGCTTCAGGTGCGGGTTCTCCTGACGCAGCTTGTAGAGGACGCCGAACACGCCCGCCACGTCCTTCGGGTCCAGGTCATACATGGGCTCCGTGCCCGTCACCTTGCCTCCGGTCTGGCCCGGCAGAACGCGCAGGAAGGCCGCCTCGAAGTCCGCGACCGCCATCGCGCCGTCCGGCAGGTGGCTCTGCTTGCACGTCCGATTGACCGCCGCGGGCGCGGTGGTGGGAAAGCCCGGGTCCTGCGTGTTCTTCGCGGCCGGGTAGCAGATGCCCGCGAACCCATAGACGAGCCGGTGCACGTTCTTCACCGGCAGCTTGTTGAAGTCGAAGCGACGGCCATAGATGGCCCAGTCCCCGAGATACTCGACGATCTCCTGTCCGGAGCTCAGTTGATACACGTTGTGCTGGAGTGGCAGCGTCCCGGGAGCAAGCTTGGAGACGCGCGCGCCCGTGTCCGCGTCGAAGCCGGGGTGGTTGCCTCCCGGATCCCTCGAGGGATCGATACCACCCCGGGTGCCGCCGCTGCCGGTGCCGGAGACCGGATGGGCCGCGCTGATGGGCCCCGAAGGCGCGGTGCTGCCCGCGCGCTCGTTGCCCGTCACCACCGACGGCTGGCCGTAGTCGATGGTGTTGGGAATGGACACCGGGCACAGGGCCTCGTCCGGAACGCCGACGAGCTCCCACATGTTGTAGGTGGTGTCGTCGGGCCTGATTCCGTGCACGTCGGCCAGAGCGCGGTAGGCCCTGCTGCTGTATCCGACGACCTTCCCCTTCGCGTAGATCTTGGTGGCCACCCACGCGGGTGCGCAGAAGGGCGTCGTGGGGCCGCCACCTCCCCCCGTGTCGGACGGAGCCACCTTCCACAGGGTGGGAGTGTTGGACGGCTCCCAGCCTGGCGCGGAGGTGTGGGCGAAGATGCACTGGTACTTCACACCATTGTAGGAGACGAGGTCGCCCACGGCGTACCGCGTGTTGGCGGCCCAGGGGCTGGCCGTGCTGGTGCCCGCATCCGTGCTGGTGCCTGCATCCGTGCCGCCCACACCTCCGTCGGCGCTTCCTCCACCGCAGCTCCCTCCTGGCTGCCAGAGAGTGGTCGTATCCCTGGGGTTCCAATTGGCCCCGGGATATGCGGTGTGGGCCACCCGTGCGGTGTACGTCGCGCCCTGGTAGGTCACCACCTGCCCGGCCGTGTAGCTCGTCCCTTCGGCCCACTCGGTGCAGGCCGAGGCCAACGAACTCTCACTCGTCGCCAGCACGGGGGCGTCACGCTCACCGCAGGCTGTTCCCAGAAACAGGATGGCCGCCACCGTGGCGGACAAACCACACGCACGACGTCGCATAACGCCTCCCAAATGCTCGCTGTCTGGTCGAGCGGCCCTGCTCGGGCCACACCGCCAGGTTCAACCAGACAGGAAGGAGGCCGGTGGCTGATTTTCCGGGTTATCGCGAGGATGCCGTTTCCATCCCCTCTCCGGCGCGAGGCTACGGCCCCCAGTAGAAGCCGGTACCGTCCACGGCCACGCTCCAGACCTCGTCCGGCGACAACGCCTCGAGGCTCGTGAAGCCCTGCGTGCCGAAGCGGAAGTCCAGCCACTGCGTCCCGTCGAAGCGGACGATGTCATCCGTGTCCAGGCGGCCGAGAACGGAGCCCCTCCCGAAGGACACCACGTCGAGGATGTCCGGGGCGACACCTCCGTCCACGTAGATGGGGTACGGGGGCTTCGTGCTCCACGTGCCTCCCTCGCGCTCCAACAGCAGCCCCTGGTCTCCCGAGGCGTAGGCGAGACCCGGGCTCACCACGTGCACGGACTGGAGGGCGTACTGCCCCGCGGAGGTCTGTGGCAGCGGCTCCCGCAGCCACGTGCCACCATCCGGGTTGGCGTGGTAGGCGACCGGCTCCTCGCTCCTGGCCGTTCCCACGGCGATGAGCGTCCGCGGGTCGAGCCCGTGGATGGAGCGCAGGTCCGCGTCCACGTGCGCCACCCGCACCGGGTCCGCCGGGTAGTCCCAACGGAGGATGTCCCCGGACTCGCTCACCGCGTAGAGCGTCGTGCCCCCGTCTCCCTCGAACCCCACGAGGTCCTGGATGGCCGCGCCCGCCCCATCGAAGGGCGTCAGCGTGCAGGGCTGCCCGACGACGGTCGTCCGCGTGGCGAGCCGACCCTGCCAGGAGCCCACGAACACGCGCCCGTCGCTCGGCCGTGCCCAGGCGGTGGACCACTCCCCCTTGCAGTCGGAGAACCGCCGCACGTCGAAGCCGCCGTCCGCCTCGCGGCTGACGTAGGCGAGCACGTCACTGTTGTCGCTCACGAACCAGGCCCGGCCGCGCGCGTGCG encodes:
- a CDS encoding glycosyl hydrolase family 18 protein, whose translation is MRRRACGLSATVAAILFLGTACGERDAPVLATSESSLASACTEWAEGTSYTAGQVVTYQGATYTARVAHTAYPGANWNPRDTTTLWQPGGSCGGGSADGGVGGTDAGTSTDAGTSTASPWAANTRYAVGDLVSYNGVKYQCIFAHTSAPGWEPSNTPTLWKVAPSDTGGGGGPTTPFCAPAWVATKIYAKGKVVGYSSRAYRALADVHGIRPDDTTYNMWELVGVPDEALCPVSIPNTIDYGQPSVVTGNERAGSTAPSGPISAAHPVSGTGSGGTRGGIDPSRDPGGNHPGFDADTGARVSKLAPGTLPLQHNVYQLSSGQEIVEYLGDWAIYGRRFDFNKLPVKNVHRLVYGFAGICYPAAKNTQDPGFPTTAPAAVNRTCKQSHLPDGAMAVADFEAAFLRVLPGQTGGKVTGTEPMYDLDPKDVAGVFGVLYKLRQENPHLKLDLSIGGWTLSEGFPWMAHDPTRRKAFVDSVVRFLEQFDFDGIDIDWEYPGSDGAVPGMSRPDDPQNYLQLLKDLRAGMDWLSRKTGKQYRLSSAIAAIPSKLTLIDWAETSKYLDRLYLMTYDFSGAWERQFSHHTPLLTNPNFKDAQGNTAPLSVNAAVQTLRQEGAPANKIMIGIANYHRAKAIKPGDISEYTQGLRGSSTFGDLNATGVGLVLGVAGVGSWEAGVVEGYDLYQNFLDKDLKPRNGYHLYTDKASNADYLVNPIGSFITLETPRTVALKAAYAKANGLAGVFGWQMEQDNGYNLNALNHVLGNALVSNLSDAKPQDQIAVCGENVTAAECAQLNQSIK
- a CDS encoding putative metal-binding motif-containing protein, which produces MTRALAVGLGLLCITCTVPDIEELEAERPSACDADHPCQVRVLLSYDGFRPGCVTLRLADAEASSRTLELPVDPPVLEGKGTREVGFIRKAGWSHTVVVTASAREHSCAGLEVATATARVDVPDKGSAEVSLDLGARDEDGDGYVSATSGGTDCDDHSASIAPGLEERCDFLDNNCDSRVDPAPVCAGVDWRTTPPLSGVALRDVAPHARGRAWFVSDNSDVLAYVSREADGGFDVRRFSDCKGEWSTAWARPSDGRVFVGSWQGRLATRTTVVGQPCTLTPFDGAGAAIQDLVGFEGDGGTTLYAVSESGDILRWDYPADPVRVAHVDADLRSIHGLDPRTLIAVGTARSEEPVAYHANPDGGTWLREPLPQTSAGQYALQSVHVVSPGLAYASGDQGLLLEREGGTWSTKPPYPIYVDGGVAPDILDVVSFGRGSVLGRLDTDDIVRFDGTQWLDFRFGTQGFTSLEALSPDEVWSVAVDGTGFYWGP